In a genomic window of Blattabacterium cuenoti:
- a CDS encoding pyridoxal phosphate-dependent aminotransferase → MKNRLSYRLQNISFSQTIAMSSKARELKNKGHDVINLSLGEPDFYPPNFVLSAAKKAIDEGYHYYTPVSGYLELKKVICEKFHRDNHLKYNPYQIVVSTGAKQAIMNVLLSLLNRDDEVIIPAPYWVSYLQMVKICESNPVIIPTVMKNNFKINPEQLEKAITSKTKLFIFSTPCNPTGSVYSYDELKNLAEVFKKYPEIMILSDEIYEHICYSEKHTSIAIFPNIYHQVITVNGLSKAFSMTGWRIGYIGAPKWIAESCDKIQGQMTSCANSIAQIAAITALSSHPSKIEYMIKEFKKRRNLVLDMIKEIDGFQFYQPNGAFYIFPKVSNFFGQKLHGKMIKNSDEFSEFLLEQSKVATVSGSAFGNNECLRISYASSEEKIIEAFTRIKKILN, encoded by the coding sequence ATGAAAAATAGATTATCTTATCGTTTACAAAATATATCTTTTTCACAAACTATAGCTATGTCATCTAAAGCTAGAGAATTAAAAAATAAAGGTCATGATGTTATAAATTTGAGTTTGGGAGAACCCGATTTTTATCCTCCTAATTTTGTTTTATCCGCTGCAAAAAAAGCTATAGATGAAGGTTATCATTATTATACCCCTGTATCCGGATATTTAGAACTTAAAAAAGTAATATGCGAAAAATTTCACCGGGATAATCATTTGAAATACAACCCTTATCAAATTGTGGTTTCTACCGGAGCAAAACAAGCTATAATGAATGTTCTTTTATCTTTGTTAAATAGAGATGATGAAGTTATTATTCCCGCTCCTTATTGGGTTAGCTATTTACAAATGGTAAAAATTTGTGAATCTAATCCAGTTATAATTCCAACGGTTATGAAAAACAATTTTAAGATTAATCCAGAACAATTAGAAAAAGCCATTACATCTAAAACAAAATTATTTATTTTCAGTACTCCCTGTAATCCTACTGGAAGTGTTTATTCTTATGATGAACTAAAAAATTTAGCAGAAGTTTTTAAAAAATATCCAGAAATCATGATTCTTTCTGATGAAATTTATGAACATATTTGTTATTCAGAAAAACATACTAGTATTGCTATATTTCCTAACATTTATCATCAAGTTATCACAGTTAATGGATTATCTAAGGCTTTTTCAATGACGGGTTGGAGAATTGGATATATTGGAGCTCCAAAATGGATTGCTGAATCTTGTGACAAGATACAGGGACAGATGACATCTTGTGCTAATTCTATTGCACAAATAGCTGCTATTACTGCATTATCATCCCATCCCAGTAAAATTGAATATATGATCAAAGAGTTTAAAAAAAGAAGAAATCTAGTTTTAGATATGATCAAAGAAATTGATGGATTTCAATTTTATCAACCAAATGGGGCTTTTTATATTTTTCCAAAAGTTTCAAATTTTTTCGGACAAAAATTACATGGAAAAATGATTAAAAATTCAGACGAATTTTCTGAATTTTTACTTGAACAAAGCAAAGTTGCTACTGTTAGTGGCAGTGCTTTTGGTAATAATGAATGTTTACGTATTTCTTACGCTTCATCTGAAGAAAAAATCATAGAAGCTTTTACAAGAATAAAAAAGATATTGAATTAG
- the rsmG gene encoding 16S rRNA (guanine(527)-N(7))-methyltransferase RsmG has product MNIYCNCSIEMIANLNKLNKFDYKFIYHPLINMELIQKYFPYLLDRQIYRLYYLKNLYSYWNTYVNLVSRKTFHDFYQQHVLFSLGIAKVFSFYPGSCVMDLGTGGGFPGIPLSIIFPKTKFILVDSIKKKIKIIEKIAYNLHLNNVHPICIRAEKLENKFDFVVTRSVNKIDIIHDWIKDKFKYKSNSIIQNGAFYIKGGNLDDELKKFPNAIEYPLNHYFEEPFFGTKKVIWISNIEEKI; this is encoded by the coding sequence ATGAATATTTATTGTAATTGTTCGATTGAAATGATTGCAAATCTAAATAAACTAAATAAATTTGATTATAAGTTTATTTATCATCCATTAATTAATATGGAATTAATTCAAAAATATTTTCCATATCTATTAGATCGGCAAATCTATAGATTGTATTATTTAAAAAATTTATATTCATATTGGAATACATATGTGAATTTAGTTTCTAGAAAAACATTTCACGATTTTTATCAACAACACGTCCTTTTTTCTTTAGGAATAGCTAAAGTATTTTCTTTTTACCCTGGATCATGTGTTATGGACTTAGGTACAGGAGGTGGGTTCCCTGGAATTCCTTTATCCATAATTTTTCCTAAGACAAAATTTATATTAGTAGATTCTATTAAAAAAAAAATAAAAATTATCGAAAAAATAGCATATAATCTTCATTTAAACAATGTACATCCTATTTGTATACGTGCAGAGAAATTAGAAAATAAATTTGATTTTGTGGTGACTCGATCTGTAAACAAAATAGATATTATCCATGATTGGATAAAAGATAAATTTAAATATAAATCCAACTCTATCATTCAAAATGGAGCTTTTTATATAAAAGGAGGAAATTTGGATGATGAATTAAAAAAATTTCCTAATGCGATAGAATATCCTTTAAATCATTATTTTGAAGAACCTTTTTTCGGTACTAAAAAAGTTATTTGGATTTCCAACATAGAAGAAAAAATATAG
- a CDS encoding amidohydrolase family protein → MNPKKFFLEKVRQKGGWVNAHAHLDRAYTLTRKNFKYSYSPLQKKWYLVDEMKRLATEEDIYIRMEKALEYFLMQGTQALCSFIDVDEIIEDRALKAAKKLKNNYGHSIHICFANQVLKGVLDPKSKYWFDQSIEFVDIVGGLPATDSGKEDQHIDILLQMAKKKGKIVHVHVDQFNISEERETEKLAKKTIEHGMQGKVVAIHSISLAAHDRDYRYRIYKLMKKADLMVISCPIAWIDHTRNERLTPSHNSITPVDEMVPEGIIVAFGTDNICDIYKPFSDGNLWIELRVMLEACRYYDIDHLVKISTINGLKVLGLEKK, encoded by the coding sequence ATGAATCCTAAAAAATTTTTTTTAGAAAAAGTGAGACAAAAAGGAGGATGGGTAAATGCTCATGCTCATTTAGATAGAGCTTATACTCTAACAAGAAAAAATTTCAAGTATTCTTATTCTCCCCTTCAAAAAAAATGGTATCTGGTTGATGAAATGAAACGTTTAGCTACAGAAGAGGATATTTACATACGTATGGAAAAAGCATTAGAATATTTTTTAATGCAAGGAACACAAGCTTTATGTTCTTTTATTGATGTAGATGAAATTATTGAAGATCGTGCCTTGAAAGCTGCTAAAAAATTGAAAAATAATTATGGACATTCTATTCATATTTGTTTTGCTAATCAAGTTCTTAAAGGGGTATTGGATCCAAAATCAAAATATTGGTTCGATCAATCAATAGAATTTGTGGATATCGTTGGAGGATTACCCGCTACAGATTCTGGGAAAGAAGATCAACATATAGACATTTTATTACAAATGGCCAAAAAAAAAGGAAAAATTGTACATGTACATGTAGATCAATTTAATATTAGCGAAGAAAGAGAAACTGAAAAATTAGCAAAAAAAACGATTGAACATGGAATGCAAGGAAAAGTAGTAGCTATTCATAGCATTTCTTTAGCTGCACATGATAGAGATTATCGTTACAGAATATACAAATTAATGAAAAAAGCAGATTTGATGGTTATATCTTGTCCTATTGCTTGGATTGATCATACTAGAAATGAACGTTTAACTCCTAGCCATAATTCTATCACTCCAGTAGATGAGATGGTTCCTGAAGGAATTATAGTGGCTTTTGGTACAGATAACATCTGTGATATATATAAACCTTTCTCTGATGGAAATTTATGGATAGAATTACGAGTGATGTTAGAAGCTTGTCGTTATTATGATATAGATCATTTGGTAAAAATTTCTACAATAAATGGATTAAAAGTATTAGGTTTGGAAAAGAAGTAG
- the lysS gene encoding lysine--tRNA ligase, translated as MTNLSEQQVIRIKKLYKLKKLGINPYPSEEYIVTTTIYNIQKKFTEKETVSIAGRLMRLRILGKASFGEIKDHTGYMQIYFTQDHLFLSSDQIIKKEEAYNIFFKKLIDIGDIIGIKGILFKTKMGEMTIHVHKFTLLSKSIRPLPQVKMDKNKKIHDAFSNPEQRYRMRYVDLIVNDHVKEIFLKRTRIIQKVRNFLDDKGYIEVDTPILQSIPGGAIARPFETYHNALGIPLYLRIANELYLKRLIIGGFNGVYEFSKNFRNEGMDRIHNPEFTVLELYVAYKDYYWMMNFTEKLMKNICNKFEINFQTPFPRIPILDSIKKYTGFDLKEKKKEQIRKICQKLHIEENIKMSKAKLIENIFEEKCEKNYINPTFIIDYPIEMSPLTKKHRYKENLSERFELIINGQEIANAYSELNDPIDQLDRLREQMKFSERNTQDESISIDQDFIRALEFGMPPTAGIGIGIDRLVMLLTKKKSIQEVLLFPQMRPEKRGKK; from the coding sequence ATGACCAATTTATCAGAACAACAAGTTATACGAATAAAAAAGTTATATAAACTTAAAAAGTTGGGAATCAACCCTTATCCATCAGAAGAATATATTGTAACTACTACTATTTATAATATACAAAAAAAATTTACGGAAAAAGAAACTGTAAGTATAGCTGGACGATTAATGCGTTTACGTATTTTAGGAAAAGCTTCTTTTGGAGAGATCAAAGATCATACGGGTTATATGCAAATATATTTTACTCAGGATCATTTATTTTTATCTTCGGATCAAATAATAAAAAAAGAGGAAGCTTACAATATTTTTTTTAAAAAACTTATAGATATAGGGGATATTATTGGAATCAAGGGAATTTTATTTAAAACAAAAATGGGTGAAATGACCATTCATGTTCATAAGTTCACTTTATTATCTAAATCTATACGACCCTTACCACAAGTAAAAATGGATAAAAACAAAAAAATACATGATGCATTTTCTAATCCAGAACAACGTTATCGTATGCGTTATGTAGATCTTATTGTAAATGATCATGTAAAAGAAATTTTTTTAAAACGTACTCGTATCATACAAAAAGTAAGAAATTTTTTAGATGATAAAGGATACATAGAAGTAGATACTCCGATTCTACAATCCATTCCTGGAGGAGCCATAGCTCGTCCTTTTGAAACGTATCATAATGCATTGGGAATTCCATTATATTTACGTATAGCTAATGAACTTTATTTGAAAAGATTGATTATTGGTGGATTTAACGGTGTATATGAATTTTCAAAAAATTTTAGAAATGAAGGAATGGATCGTATTCACAACCCAGAATTTACTGTATTAGAACTCTATGTCGCTTATAAAGACTATTACTGGATGATGAATTTTACAGAAAAATTGATGAAAAACATTTGTAATAAATTTGAAATTAATTTTCAGACTCCTTTTCCTCGTATCCCTATATTGGATTCTATTAAAAAATATACTGGATTTGATCTCAAAGAAAAAAAAAAAGAACAAATAAGAAAAATTTGTCAAAAATTACATATAGAAGAAAATATAAAAATGAGTAAAGCTAAATTAATTGAGAATATTTTTGAAGAAAAATGCGAAAAAAATTACATCAATCCGACTTTTATTATTGATTATCCTATAGAAATGAGTCCTTTAACAAAAAAACATCGTTATAAAGAAAATTTATCAGAACGTTTTGAACTCATTATTAATGGTCAAGAAATCGCAAATGCTTATTCAGAACTTAATGATCCTATCGATCAACTTGATCGTTTACGAGAACAAATGAAATTTTCCGAAAGAAATACACAAGATGAATCTATATCTATTGATCAAGATTTCATACGTGCTTTAGAATTTGGAATGCCTCCTACTGCAGGTATCGGAATTGGAATAGACCGTTTGGTTATGTTACTTACTAAAAAAAAATCAATTCAAGAAGTTTTGCTTTTTCCACAAATGCGTCCAGAAAAAAGAGGGAAGAAATAA
- the lipB gene encoding lipoyl(octanoyl) transferase LipB, translating to MKKKILSFEDLGKKEYQETWKYQKKLFNDIIQNKINNISTKKAGYLLFVEHPHVYTIGKNGKKDNHLLVSSDFLKKINVSFCQTDRGGDITYHGPGQLIGYPILNMDYFFTDIHKYLRLLEEVIIHFLWKNYEIKGERKKGKTGVWFNVKNGKSRKICAIGIRMSRWVTMHGFALNVNTDLQYFKHIIPCGIYNQEVTSLKKELKLNYISFQEVKNMVKKSFQEIFDIEFINMPKKLGF from the coding sequence ATGAAAAAAAAAATACTTTCTTTCGAAGATTTAGGAAAAAAAGAATATCAAGAGACTTGGAAATATCAGAAAAAATTATTTAATGACATTATACAAAATAAAATCAATAATATATCTACTAAAAAAGCAGGATATTTGCTCTTTGTAGAACATCCTCATGTATATACTATAGGTAAAAATGGGAAAAAAGATAATCATTTGTTGGTTTCGTCAGATTTTTTAAAAAAAATTAATGTTTCTTTTTGTCAAACAGATAGAGGAGGTGATATCACTTATCATGGACCTGGACAGTTGATAGGATACCCCATTTTAAATATGGATTATTTTTTTACGGATATTCATAAATATCTTCGTCTTTTGGAAGAAGTGATTATACATTTTTTATGGAAAAATTATGAAATCAAGGGAGAACGAAAAAAAGGAAAAACAGGAGTTTGGTTTAATGTAAAAAATGGTAAATCCAGAAAAATATGTGCAATCGGAATTAGAATGAGCCGTTGGGTAACCATGCATGGATTTGCTTTAAATGTAAATACAGATTTACAATATTTCAAACATATTATTCCTTGTGGAATTTATAATCAAGAAGTTACTTCTTTAAAAAAAGAATTGAAATTGAATTATATCTCTTTTCAAGAGGTGAAAAATATGGTAAAAAAATCATTTCAAGAAATTTTTGATATAGAATTCATCAATATGCCGAAAAAATTGGGTTTTTAA
- the mtaB gene encoding tRNA (N(6)-L-threonylcarbamoyladenosine(37)-C(2))-methylthiotransferase MtaB, which yields MYKKKVAFYTIGCKLNYAETSTIARKFSNLYYQHVPFKSHADIYVINSCSVTKNAEIEFKHIVRFAVKKNSKAFIVAIGCYAQLNPKEVSSIIGVDLVLGYEEKFKIIDYINREWKKKYYAKIISKEIYFPSFSIGGRTRSFLKIQDGCDYKCSYCIIPMSRGPSRSDSIENILKNILFLFKKGVKEIVLTGINIGDYGKNIYVGNRRLYSFFDLIQAIDKIQEKVRIRLSSIEPNLLKDEYIEFLSKSKRFVPHFHIPLQSGSNDILMRMHRRYRRELYQKKVKKIRDLMPDAYIGSDIIVGFPGETHKHFLETFHFLKKLEISSLHIFTYSSRPNTKSSLIQENIYKKIQWKRNQILRILSEKKYRFFCKKQINTKKIVLFENNYHNKEYLYGYTENYIRTKIPLNLYNSSIYENTLQDVLLTKVDKDGIMIAKPIN from the coding sequence ATGTATAAAAAAAAAGTAGCATTTTATACCATAGGGTGTAAACTTAATTATGCAGAAACTTCTACCATAGCGAGAAAATTTTCTAATTTATATTACCAACACGTTCCTTTCAAGAGCCATGCAGATATTTATGTGATCAATAGTTGTTCTGTAACAAAAAATGCGGAAATTGAATTCAAGCATATTGTACGTTTTGCTGTGAAAAAAAATTCAAAAGCTTTTATTGTAGCAATAGGATGTTATGCTCAATTAAACCCTAAAGAGGTGTCTTCTATTATTGGAGTGGATCTTGTTTTAGGGTATGAAGAGAAATTTAAGATTATAGATTATATTAACAGAGAATGGAAAAAAAAATACTATGCAAAGATTATTTCGAAAGAAATTTATTTTCCATCGTTTTCAATTGGAGGTAGAACTCGTTCCTTTTTAAAAATACAAGATGGATGTGATTATAAGTGCAGTTATTGTATCATTCCTATGTCAAGAGGACCCTCTCGTTCTGATAGTATAGAAAATATATTGAAAAATATTTTATTCCTTTTTAAAAAGGGAGTAAAAGAGATTGTGTTAACAGGAATTAATATAGGAGATTATGGAAAAAATATATACGTAGGAAATAGACGTTTATATTCATTTTTTGATTTAATACAAGCTATAGATAAAATACAAGAAAAAGTAAGAATCCGTTTATCTTCTATAGAACCTAATTTGCTTAAAGATGAATATATTGAATTTTTATCTAAAAGTAAACGTTTTGTTCCTCATTTTCATATTCCTTTACAGTCTGGTAGTAATGATATATTGATGAGAATGCATAGACGTTACAGACGAGAACTTTATCAAAAAAAAGTAAAAAAAATTCGAGATTTAATGCCAGATGCTTATATAGGTTCAGATATTATTGTTGGTTTTCCTGGAGAAACACATAAACATTTTTTGGAAACTTTTCATTTTTTGAAAAAATTAGAAATTTCATCTTTACACATATTTACCTATTCTAGTAGGCCAAATACGAAATCCAGTCTAATACAAGAAAATATATATAAAAAAATACAGTGGAAACGGAATCAAATTTTGAGAATTCTTTCTGAAAAAAAGTACCGTTTTTTTTGTAAAAAACAAATAAATACCAAAAAAATTGTATTATTCGAAAATAATTATCATAATAAAGAATATTTATATGGGTATACAGAAAATTATATTCGAACTAAGATCCCATTAAATTTATACAATTCTTCTATATATGAAAATACATTACAAGATGTATTACTTACAAAAGTAGATAAGGATGGAATTATGATAGCAAAACCGATAAATTAA
- a CDS encoding peroxiredoxin, which yields MNTLISKKAPNFTASAVLNGKNIIQNFTLEQFKGSKYVLLFFYPKDFTFVCPTEIYAFQEKIKDFEMRNVQIIAISTDTEQSHWAWLQMPKEKGGIHGVTYPIVSDINKTISHNYGVLSGDWICNNEGLKATGELVAYRGLFLIDKKGIIRHLLINDFPLGRSVHEAIRMIDALQYYEKSGEVCPANWIKGKKAIKPNHSGIEDYFSS from the coding sequence ATGAATACATTAATTTCGAAAAAAGCACCTAATTTTACGGCTAGTGCGGTATTAAATGGAAAAAATATTATACAAAACTTTACTTTGGAACAATTTAAAGGAAGTAAATATGTTTTACTTTTTTTTTATCCTAAAGATTTTACTTTTGTATGTCCTACAGAAATATATGCATTTCAAGAAAAAATTAAAGATTTTGAAATGAGAAATGTACAAATTATTGCTATCTCTACGGATACAGAACAATCTCATTGGGCTTGGTTACAAATGCCAAAAGAAAAAGGAGGTATACATGGAGTTACTTACCCTATAGTTTCTGATATCAATAAAACCATATCTCATAACTATGGAGTATTATCTGGGGATTGGATTTGCAATAATGAAGGATTGAAAGCAACGGGAGAATTAGTTGCTTATAGAGGATTATTTTTAATAGATAAAAAAGGAATCATAAGACATCTTTTAATTAATGATTTTCCTTTAGGTAGAAGTGTACATGAGGCTATCCGTATGATAGATGCTCTTCAATATTATGAAAAAAGTGGAGAAGTATGTCCCGCAAATTGGATAAAAGGAAAAAAAGCAATAAAACCTAATCATAGTGGAATTGAAGATTATTTCTCATCTTAA
- the dnaG gene encoding DNA primase — MISKETIKKILSVSCIEDVIGDFVKLRKSGFNYRGLSPFSNEKTPSLIVSPMKKIWKDFSSGRGGSVITFLMEHERFTYEESLHFLAKKYDIKIDHINKYHQYKYKETKYEKLYLIQDYAKRFFINQLHSTQEGQENGLNYLIQKRGFYREIIQKFELGYAPISCKMFTLNALKKGFEIQDIIKSGFTIFRKSNHFFDCFRQRVMFPIHNLSGKVIGFGGRHIDYRYSTKYINSSESNIFQKSKILYGLFQAKKNILKENFCYLVEGYTDVISLHQSGIKNVVSSSGISLTTDQILLIKKFTKNIVLFYDGDHSGIKASLRGINMMLEQEMNFRILFLSNGEDPDSISKKYPFSQLREFLAKNSYNFVSFKQKVYEIFHKHKNDPIKKSFLVKNILNSISKISNVIQKELYLQEASRVLNIRQKILIYELKKMNEKNVKKFNPVKKNTTFFSKKRNTILLFEEKLIQLILNHGNKIIKKKEHNTTILKEVFRVFQCWNLRFSLNENQEIFDQICLQNKKTTSLKLFSKEKTKLYSLSKWDKKGIQVSSQDDRINQYISDILLRYKSLYISQLIQKEITHYHNYDTTKNEDKKAFIKKIMHLTNIKNELHKKLHRYV, encoded by the coding sequence ATGATTTCTAAAGAAACTATAAAAAAAATACTTTCTGTTTCTTGTATAGAAGATGTTATTGGAGATTTTGTGAAATTGAGAAAAAGTGGTTTTAATTATAGAGGACTCAGTCCATTTTCTAATGAAAAAACACCTTCTCTTATAGTTTCTCCTATGAAAAAAATATGGAAAGATTTTAGTTCTGGAAGAGGAGGAAGTGTTATCACTTTTCTTATGGAACATGAACGTTTTACTTACGAGGAATCATTACATTTTCTTGCCAAGAAATATGATATCAAGATTGATCATATAAATAAGTATCATCAATATAAATATAAAGAAACGAAATATGAAAAATTATACTTAATACAAGATTACGCAAAACGTTTTTTTATTAACCAGTTACATTCTACCCAAGAAGGACAGGAAAATGGATTGAATTATTTAATTCAAAAAAGAGGTTTTTATAGAGAAATTATTCAAAAATTCGAATTAGGATACGCCCCTATTTCTTGTAAAATGTTTACGTTGAACGCATTAAAAAAAGGATTCGAAATACAGGATATCATAAAATCTGGATTTACTATTTTCAGAAAATCCAACCATTTTTTTGATTGTTTCCGTCAACGTGTAATGTTTCCAATACATAATTTATCAGGAAAAGTTATAGGTTTTGGAGGTAGACATATTGATTATAGATATTCCACTAAATATATTAATTCATCAGAAAGTAATATTTTTCAAAAAAGTAAAATTTTATATGGCTTGTTTCAAGCTAAAAAAAACATTTTAAAAGAAAATTTCTGTTATTTAGTAGAAGGATATACAGATGTTATTTCTTTACATCAATCTGGTATAAAAAATGTAGTTTCTTCTTCTGGAATTTCACTTACTACAGATCAAATACTATTAATCAAAAAATTTACAAAAAATATTGTTCTTTTTTATGATGGAGATCATTCTGGAATTAAAGCTTCTTTAAGAGGAATTAATATGATGTTAGAACAAGAAATGAATTTTCGCATATTATTTCTATCTAATGGAGAAGATCCAGATTCTATATCAAAAAAATACCCCTTTTCTCAACTCAGAGAGTTTCTTGCAAAAAATAGTTACAATTTTGTTTCCTTTAAACAAAAAGTATATGAAATATTTCATAAACATAAAAATGATCCCATTAAAAAATCATTTTTAGTAAAAAATATTTTGAATAGCATTTCGAAAATATCTAACGTTATTCAGAAGGAATTATATCTACAAGAAGCTTCAAGAGTGTTAAATATTCGTCAAAAAATTTTGATTTATGAATTGAAAAAAATGAACGAAAAAAATGTAAAGAAATTTAATCCAGTTAAGAAAAATACAACATTTTTTTCTAAAAAAAGAAATACAATTCTTCTTTTCGAGGAAAAATTGATTCAATTAATTTTAAATCATGGAAATAAAATCATAAAAAAAAAAGAACACAATACAACGATTTTAAAAGAAGTATTTCGAGTTTTTCAATGTTGGAATTTACGTTTTTCCTTAAATGAGAATCAAGAAATATTTGATCAAATTTGTTTACAAAATAAAAAAACAACTTCGTTGAAGTTATTTTCGAAAGAGAAAACGAAATTATATTCATTATCTAAATGGGACAAAAAAGGAATACAAGTTTCATCTCAAGATGATCGTATAAATCAATATATTAGTGATATTTTATTAAGGTATAAATCTTTATATATTTCTCAATTAATTCAAAAAGAAATCACACATTATCATAATTATGATACAACAAAAAATGAGGATAAAAAAGCTTTTATAAAAAAAATTATGCATTTAACAAATATTAAAAACGAACTTCATAAAAAGTTACATAGATATGTTTAA
- the rpe gene encoding ribulose-phosphate 3-epimerase: protein MKKIIAPSLLSANLAFLYRDIEMLNQSEADWFHIDIMDTSFVSNISFGFLFTKYVKKYANKPMDVHLMILQPERYIEQVKACGADHLHIHYESCIHLNRTICYIKNNGMKVGIAVNPHTPIFLLQDIINDIDFVLLMSVDPGYSGQRFIHQTYQKLEDTKDLILKKDSSALIEVDGGINLENSSLLFKNGADILVSGTTIFSDSNPKEIIHKMKLGN from the coding sequence ATGAAAAAAATTATAGCTCCATCTTTACTTTCAGCAAATTTAGCCTTTTTATATCGTGATATAGAAATGCTTAATCAAAGTGAAGCAGATTGGTTTCATATTGATATAATGGATACCTCTTTTGTTTCTAATATTTCTTTTGGATTCTTATTTACTAAATATGTAAAAAAATATGCTAATAAACCTATGGATGTACATTTAATGATATTACAACCAGAACGCTATATTGAACAGGTGAAAGCTTGTGGAGCTGATCATTTACATATTCATTATGAATCTTGTATTCATTTAAACAGAACAATTTGTTATATTAAAAATAATGGAATGAAGGTAGGAATAGCTGTGAATCCACATACTCCAATTTTTCTTTTACAAGATATTATTAATGATATAGATTTTGTTTTATTGATGAGTGTGGACCCTGGTTATAGTGGGCAAAGATTTATTCATCAAACATATCAAAAATTAGAAGATACTAAAGATTTAATCTTAAAAAAAGATTCTTCAGCACTTATAGAAGTGGATGGAGGAATCAATTTAGAAAATTCTTCCTTATTATTCAAAAATGGAGCAGATATATTAGTGTCAGGAACTACTATTTTTTCTGATTCTAATCCAAAAGAAATTATTCACAAAATGAAATTAGGAAATTAA
- a CDS encoding enoyl-ACP reductase FabI yields the protein MSLLKKKKGIIFGAFDENSIAWKVAERAYEEKASFVLTNTPASLRIGKIYELSHKTKSMVIPADATSIQDLNILFEKTLDHFGGKIDFLLHSIAMSMNIRKGLTYPSLNYEFLRKGWEISAVSYHKIMQTAWNKKAMNKWGSIVAITYIASQRSFPYYGDMSDYKSYLESITRNFGYYWGIKEKVRVNTVSQSPTITRAAKAIKGFNELFKLSEKISPLGNASAQDCANYIITLFSDLTKKVTMQNLYHDGGFSHTGISEAMIS from the coding sequence ATGTCTCTATTGAAAAAAAAAAAAGGAATTATATTTGGAGCTTTCGATGAAAATTCTATAGCTTGGAAAGTTGCAGAACGTGCTTATGAAGAAAAAGCATCTTTCGTGCTAACCAATACACCAGCTTCTTTAAGAATAGGTAAAATTTATGAATTATCTCATAAAACAAAGTCTATGGTGATTCCAGCAGATGCTACCTCCATACAAGATCTTAATATTTTATTTGAAAAAACATTAGATCATTTCGGAGGAAAAATAGATTTTTTACTACATTCTATAGCTATGTCTATGAATATACGAAAGGGTTTAACCTATCCTTCCCTGAATTATGAATTTTTAAGAAAAGGATGGGAAATATCTGCTGTATCTTATCATAAGATAATGCAAACAGCTTGGAATAAAAAAGCGATGAATAAATGGGGTTCTATTGTAGCAATTACATATATTGCTTCTCAACGTAGTTTTCCATATTATGGAGATATGTCAGATTATAAATCCTATTTAGAAAGTATCACACGTAATTTTGGCTATTATTGGGGGATAAAAGAAAAAGTACGGGTTAATACTGTATCACAATCTCCTACTATAACACGAGCAGCAAAAGCCATTAAAGGATTCAATGAACTTTTCAAGTTATCTGAAAAAATATCTCCGTTAGGAAATGCTTCCGCACAAGATTGTGCAAACTATATAATTACACTTTTTTCAGATTTAACTAAAAAAGTAACTATGCAAAATTTATATCATGATGGAGGTTTCTCTCATACTGGAATTAGTGAAGCTATGATTTCATAA